A genomic window from Lutra lutra chromosome 17, mLutLut1.2, whole genome shotgun sequence includes:
- the ZNF568 gene encoding zinc finger protein 568 isoform X2, whose protein sequence is MTSQPSEISKSCVTMERLTQMMERRAWHPQDSALLEEEENMTRSLETVTFKDVAVDLTQEEWQQMKPAQRNLYRDVMLENYSNLVTVGYQVTKPDVIFKLEHEEEPWVVEEEMLGRHCPVWEVDEQSKKQKETLVRKVTSISKKTLIKENVIECKRVTKIFPLSSDILTSRQNFFDCDSLDKGLEHNLDLLSYEKNCVREKNYDYNKYGKPFYHCSSHVLTPFKCNQCGQDFSNKFDLIRHERIHSGEKPYECKECGKAFSRKENLITHQKIHTGEKPYKCNECGKAFIQMSNLIRHQRIHTGEKPYACKDCWKAFSQKSNLIEHERIHTGEKPYECKECGKSFSQKQNLIEHEKIHTGEKPYACNECGRAFSRMSSVTLHMRSHTGEKPYKCNKCGKAFSQCSVFIIHMRSHTGEKPYVCSECGKAFSQSSSLTVHMRNHTAEKPYECNECGKAFSRKENLITHQKIHTGEKPYECNECGKAFIQMSNLIRHQRIHTGEKPYACTVCGKAFSQKSNLTEHEKIHTGEKPYNCNQCGKAFSQRQNLLEHEKIHTGEKPFKCNECGKAFSRISSLTLHVRSHTGEKPYECNKCGKAFSQCSLLIIHMRSHTGEKPFECNECGKAFSQRASLSIHKRGHTGEKRRVY, encoded by the exons ATGACATCTCAGCCTTCAGAGATCAGCAAAAGCTGTGTGACAATGGAGCGTTTAACCCAGATGATGGAAAGGAGAG CTTGGCATCCTCAGGACTCTGCCCttttggaggaagaagagaatatgACCAGGTCTCTT GAAACAGTGACATTTAAGGATGTTGCTGTGGACCTCACCCAGGAGGAATGGCAGCAAATGAAACCTGCTCAAAGGAACTTGTATCGAGATGTAATGCTAGAGAACTACAGCAACCTAGTCACAGTGG GTTATCAAGTCACCAAACCAGATGTGATCTTCAAGTTGGAGCACGAAGAGGAACCGTGGGTGGTAGAGGAAGAAATGCTTGGAAGGCATTGTCCAG TTTGGGAAGTTGATGAACAGAGcaagaagcaaaaggaaacacTTGTAAGGAAAGTCACATCCATCTCCAAGAAAACTCTGATTAAGGAAAATGTCATTGAATGTAAAAGagttacaaaaatatttcctttgagCTCAGATATTCTTACTTCAAGACAAAACTTCTTTGATTGTGACTCACTTGATAAGGGTTTGGAACATAATTTAGATTTACTTAGTTATGAGAAGAATTGTGTAAGAGAGAAAAACTATGACTATAATAAGTATGGGAAGCCTTTTTACCACTGCTCATCCCATGTTCTCACCCCCTTTAAGTGTAATCAGTGTGGACAAGACTTCAGTAATAAATTTGACCTCATCAGACATGAAAGAATTCattctggagagaaaccctatgaatgtaaggaatgtggaaaagccttcagcAGGAAGGAAAATCTCATTACACATCAAAAAATTCATACTGGGGAAAAACCGTATAAgtgtaatgaatgtggaaaagctttcattCAGATGTCAAACCTTATTAGACACCAGAGAATTCATACGGGAGAGAAACCTTATGCATGTAAGGACTGTTGGAAAGCCTTCAGTCAAAAATCAAATCTTATTGAACAtgagagaattcatactggagaaaaaccctatgaatgtaaagaatgtggaaaaTCCTTCAGCCAGAAGCAAAACCTTATTGAGCATGAGAAAATTCATACGGGGGAGAAACCTTATGCATGTAATGAATGTGGTAGAGCCTTTTCTCGAATGTCATCTGTTACTCTACACATGAGAAGTCACACAGGggagaaaccctataaatgtaataaatgtggaaaagccttctcTCAATGCTCAGTATTTATTATACATATGAGAAGTCATACAGGTGAGAAACCCTATGTGTgtagtgaatgtgggaaagcgTTCTCTCAAAGTTCATCCCTTACTGTACATATGAGAAATCATACAGctgagaaaccctatgaatgtaacgagtgtggaaaagccttcagcaggaaagaaaatctcattacacatcagaaaattcatactggagagaaaccatatgaatgtaatgaatgtgggaaagcttttATTCAGATGTCAAACCTCATTAGACaccagagaattcatactggtgagaaaccttATGCATGTACAgtatgtgggaaagcctttagtCAGAAATCAAATCTCACCGAACATGAGaaaattcatactggagaaaaaccctatAATTGTAATCaatgtggaaaagctttcagtcagAGACAAAATCTCCTTGAGCATGAaaaaattcatactggagagaaaccgtttaaatgtaatgaatgtggtaAAGCCTTTTCTCGAATCTCATCTCTTACTCTTCATGTGAGAAGTCATACAGGGGAGAAACCGTACGAATGTAAtaaatgtggaaaagccttctcTCAGTGCTCATTACTTATTATACATATGAGAAGTCATACCGGTGAGAAACCTtttgaatgtaatgaatgtgggaaagcatTCTCTCAAAGAGCATCCCTTTCTATACATAAGAGAGGGCATACAGGTGAGAAACGCCGAGTGTACTAA
- the ZNF568 gene encoding zinc finger protein 568 isoform X1 — MTSQPSEISKSCVTMERLTQMMERRAWHPQDSALLEEEENMTRSLETVTFKDVAVDLTQEEWQQMKPAQRNLYRDVMLENYSNLVTVGYQVTKPDVIFKLEHEEEPWVVEEEMLGRHCPEVWEVDEQSKKQKETLVRKVTSISKKTLIKENVIECKRVTKIFPLSSDILTSRQNFFDCDSLDKGLEHNLDLLSYEKNCVREKNYDYNKYGKPFYHCSSHVLTPFKCNQCGQDFSNKFDLIRHERIHSGEKPYECKECGKAFSRKENLITHQKIHTGEKPYKCNECGKAFIQMSNLIRHQRIHTGEKPYACKDCWKAFSQKSNLIEHERIHTGEKPYECKECGKSFSQKQNLIEHEKIHTGEKPYACNECGRAFSRMSSVTLHMRSHTGEKPYKCNKCGKAFSQCSVFIIHMRSHTGEKPYVCSECGKAFSQSSSLTVHMRNHTAEKPYECNECGKAFSRKENLITHQKIHTGEKPYECNECGKAFIQMSNLIRHQRIHTGEKPYACTVCGKAFSQKSNLTEHEKIHTGEKPYNCNQCGKAFSQRQNLLEHEKIHTGEKPFKCNECGKAFSRISSLTLHVRSHTGEKPYECNKCGKAFSQCSLLIIHMRSHTGEKPFECNECGKAFSQRASLSIHKRGHTGEKRRVY; from the exons ATGACATCTCAGCCTTCAGAGATCAGCAAAAGCTGTGTGACAATGGAGCGTTTAACCCAGATGATGGAAAGGAGAG CTTGGCATCCTCAGGACTCTGCCCttttggaggaagaagagaatatgACCAGGTCTCTT GAAACAGTGACATTTAAGGATGTTGCTGTGGACCTCACCCAGGAGGAATGGCAGCAAATGAAACCTGCTCAAAGGAACTTGTATCGAGATGTAATGCTAGAGAACTACAGCAACCTAGTCACAGTGG GTTATCAAGTCACCAAACCAGATGTGATCTTCAAGTTGGAGCACGAAGAGGAACCGTGGGTGGTAGAGGAAGAAATGCTTGGAAGGCATTGTCCAG AAGTTTGGGAAGTTGATGAACAGAGcaagaagcaaaaggaaacacTTGTAAGGAAAGTCACATCCATCTCCAAGAAAACTCTGATTAAGGAAAATGTCATTGAATGTAAAAGagttacaaaaatatttcctttgagCTCAGATATTCTTACTTCAAGACAAAACTTCTTTGATTGTGACTCACTTGATAAGGGTTTGGAACATAATTTAGATTTACTTAGTTATGAGAAGAATTGTGTAAGAGAGAAAAACTATGACTATAATAAGTATGGGAAGCCTTTTTACCACTGCTCATCCCATGTTCTCACCCCCTTTAAGTGTAATCAGTGTGGACAAGACTTCAGTAATAAATTTGACCTCATCAGACATGAAAGAATTCattctggagagaaaccctatgaatgtaaggaatgtggaaaagccttcagcAGGAAGGAAAATCTCATTACACATCAAAAAATTCATACTGGGGAAAAACCGTATAAgtgtaatgaatgtggaaaagctttcattCAGATGTCAAACCTTATTAGACACCAGAGAATTCATACGGGAGAGAAACCTTATGCATGTAAGGACTGTTGGAAAGCCTTCAGTCAAAAATCAAATCTTATTGAACAtgagagaattcatactggagaaaaaccctatgaatgtaaagaatgtggaaaaTCCTTCAGCCAGAAGCAAAACCTTATTGAGCATGAGAAAATTCATACGGGGGAGAAACCTTATGCATGTAATGAATGTGGTAGAGCCTTTTCTCGAATGTCATCTGTTACTCTACACATGAGAAGTCACACAGGggagaaaccctataaatgtaataaatgtggaaaagccttctcTCAATGCTCAGTATTTATTATACATATGAGAAGTCATACAGGTGAGAAACCCTATGTGTgtagtgaatgtgggaaagcgTTCTCTCAAAGTTCATCCCTTACTGTACATATGAGAAATCATACAGctgagaaaccctatgaatgtaacgagtgtggaaaagccttcagcaggaaagaaaatctcattacacatcagaaaattcatactggagagaaaccatatgaatgtaatgaatgtgggaaagcttttATTCAGATGTCAAACCTCATTAGACaccagagaattcatactggtgagaaaccttATGCATGTACAgtatgtgggaaagcctttagtCAGAAATCAAATCTCACCGAACATGAGaaaattcatactggagaaaaaccctatAATTGTAATCaatgtggaaaagctttcagtcagAGACAAAATCTCCTTGAGCATGAaaaaattcatactggagagaaaccgtttaaatgtaatgaatgtggtaAAGCCTTTTCTCGAATCTCATCTCTTACTCTTCATGTGAGAAGTCATACAGGGGAGAAACCGTACGAATGTAAtaaatgtggaaaagccttctcTCAGTGCTCATTACTTATTATACATATGAGAAGTCATACCGGTGAGAAACCTtttgaatgtaatgaatgtgggaaagcatTCTCTCAAAGAGCATCCCTTTCTATACATAAGAGAGGGCATACAGGTGAGAAACGCCGAGTGTACTAA
- the ZNF568 gene encoding zinc finger protein 568 isoform X3, with product MKPAQRNLYRDVMLENYSNLVTVGYQVTKPDVIFKLEHEEEPWVVEEEMLGRHCPEVWEVDEQSKKQKETLVRKVTSISKKTLIKENVIECKRVTKIFPLSSDILTSRQNFFDCDSLDKGLEHNLDLLSYEKNCVREKNYDYNKYGKPFYHCSSHVLTPFKCNQCGQDFSNKFDLIRHERIHSGEKPYECKECGKAFSRKENLITHQKIHTGEKPYKCNECGKAFIQMSNLIRHQRIHTGEKPYACKDCWKAFSQKSNLIEHERIHTGEKPYECKECGKSFSQKQNLIEHEKIHTGEKPYACNECGRAFSRMSSVTLHMRSHTGEKPYKCNKCGKAFSQCSVFIIHMRSHTGEKPYVCSECGKAFSQSSSLTVHMRNHTAEKPYECNECGKAFSRKENLITHQKIHTGEKPYECNECGKAFIQMSNLIRHQRIHTGEKPYACTVCGKAFSQKSNLTEHEKIHTGEKPYNCNQCGKAFSQRQNLLEHEKIHTGEKPFKCNECGKAFSRISSLTLHVRSHTGEKPYECNKCGKAFSQCSLLIIHMRSHTGEKPFECNECGKAFSQRASLSIHKRGHTGEKRRVY from the exons ATGAAACCTGCTCAAAGGAACTTGTATCGAGATGTAATGCTAGAGAACTACAGCAACCTAGTCACAGTGG GTTATCAAGTCACCAAACCAGATGTGATCTTCAAGTTGGAGCACGAAGAGGAACCGTGGGTGGTAGAGGAAGAAATGCTTGGAAGGCATTGTCCAG AAGTTTGGGAAGTTGATGAACAGAGcaagaagcaaaaggaaacacTTGTAAGGAAAGTCACATCCATCTCCAAGAAAACTCTGATTAAGGAAAATGTCATTGAATGTAAAAGagttacaaaaatatttcctttgagCTCAGATATTCTTACTTCAAGACAAAACTTCTTTGATTGTGACTCACTTGATAAGGGTTTGGAACATAATTTAGATTTACTTAGTTATGAGAAGAATTGTGTAAGAGAGAAAAACTATGACTATAATAAGTATGGGAAGCCTTTTTACCACTGCTCATCCCATGTTCTCACCCCCTTTAAGTGTAATCAGTGTGGACAAGACTTCAGTAATAAATTTGACCTCATCAGACATGAAAGAATTCattctggagagaaaccctatgaatgtaaggaatgtggaaaagccttcagcAGGAAGGAAAATCTCATTACACATCAAAAAATTCATACTGGGGAAAAACCGTATAAgtgtaatgaatgtggaaaagctttcattCAGATGTCAAACCTTATTAGACACCAGAGAATTCATACGGGAGAGAAACCTTATGCATGTAAGGACTGTTGGAAAGCCTTCAGTCAAAAATCAAATCTTATTGAACAtgagagaattcatactggagaaaaaccctatgaatgtaaagaatgtggaaaaTCCTTCAGCCAGAAGCAAAACCTTATTGAGCATGAGAAAATTCATACGGGGGAGAAACCTTATGCATGTAATGAATGTGGTAGAGCCTTTTCTCGAATGTCATCTGTTACTCTACACATGAGAAGTCACACAGGggagaaaccctataaatgtaataaatgtggaaaagccttctcTCAATGCTCAGTATTTATTATACATATGAGAAGTCATACAGGTGAGAAACCCTATGTGTgtagtgaatgtgggaaagcgTTCTCTCAAAGTTCATCCCTTACTGTACATATGAGAAATCATACAGctgagaaaccctatgaatgtaacgagtgtggaaaagccttcagcaggaaagaaaatctcattacacatcagaaaattcatactggagagaaaccatatgaatgtaatgaatgtgggaaagcttttATTCAGATGTCAAACCTCATTAGACaccagagaattcatactggtgagaaaccttATGCATGTACAgtatgtgggaaagcctttagtCAGAAATCAAATCTCACCGAACATGAGaaaattcatactggagaaaaaccctatAATTGTAATCaatgtggaaaagctttcagtcagAGACAAAATCTCCTTGAGCATGAaaaaattcatactggagagaaaccgtttaaatgtaatgaatgtggtaAAGCCTTTTCTCGAATCTCATCTCTTACTCTTCATGTGAGAAGTCATACAGGGGAGAAACCGTACGAATGTAAtaaatgtggaaaagccttctcTCAGTGCTCATTACTTATTATACATATGAGAAGTCATACCGGTGAGAAACCTtttgaatgtaatgaatgtgggaaagcatTCTCTCAAAGAGCATCCCTTTCTATACATAAGAGAGGGCATACAGGTGAGAAACGCCGAGTGTACTAA